One stretch of Halorientalis litorea DNA includes these proteins:
- a CDS encoding ADP-ribosylglycohydrolase family protein, translating into MTIERNAEGCLLGLACGDALGRPVEFKSAEEIASQHGEVTEMLGDGTHGQPPGTITDDTEMALCIAESLVDRRGFDPADVADRFVDWLDSDPFDIGLMTRDSLSQIRQGTSWDDAGADVWESRPEGSNAGNGSVMRCAPHAIAFRHFDAELTQVSQLSSAITHADPRCQWGCVILNRTLANLIRDERDPLGTALKDTYRAPDELRTALTQVQEVVTGDRDSAAFEAQLATTGYVVDSLQAGLYYGLTPESAETAIVQAVNSGGDTDTVGAIAGAVAGARFGSTDIPNRWTEEIEESDRLKRLAQRLLTIRMQIPGRGSTTMDDGTLIFKERTIEGPAYISAREFQEATIGHRPHPAPHRTIRTAYHELTPARAAMLDWERRAYAVDSGRCSTYAGPQIDLDEEPGFSQPTLVPMPQYPFVDAFDELPEQDQQRIMRDGQAAADAFVRAYAAFAGIRHPITETETDTVGIERMDPIAGATRVLVGTFADAGEALLRSNESGGYDSPAEIEAAFDISVAEEVIADHPRVVYEVAEIFPQLASGTSAILDYITQLRLPQQQQTLTDTSPEAQLADLRDTAHTMVGELHVMYESLRRVAVRHPEIEHEQWQASTAQSWGR; encoded by the coding sequence ATGACAATTGAACGTAACGCAGAGGGGTGTCTCCTCGGGCTGGCCTGTGGTGACGCACTAGGTCGACCGGTCGAATTCAAGAGCGCTGAGGAGATCGCATCCCAGCACGGCGAAGTAACGGAGATGCTCGGCGACGGCACGCACGGCCAGCCACCGGGGACAATCACTGACGACACTGAGATGGCACTCTGTATCGCGGAGAGTCTCGTCGACCGCCGCGGGTTCGATCCGGCCGATGTGGCGGATCGGTTCGTCGACTGGCTCGATTCTGACCCGTTCGATATCGGACTGATGACGCGCGATTCCCTGTCCCAGATCAGACAGGGAACGTCGTGGGACGACGCTGGCGCGGACGTCTGGGAATCGCGTCCCGAGGGATCCAACGCCGGCAACGGGAGCGTGATGCGGTGTGCGCCGCACGCGATCGCGTTTCGGCACTTCGATGCAGAACTCACCCAGGTCAGTCAGCTTTCGTCGGCGATCACACATGCCGACCCGCGCTGCCAGTGGGGCTGTGTGATTCTCAACCGGACCCTTGCAAACCTGATTCGCGACGAACGCGACCCACTCGGGACCGCGCTCAAGGATACCTATAGAGCTCCCGACGAACTTCGAACGGCACTCACGCAGGTGCAGGAAGTCGTCACTGGCGACCGCGACTCGGCAGCGTTCGAAGCCCAGCTTGCGACTACTGGATACGTCGTCGACTCGCTCCAGGCTGGGCTCTACTATGGTTTGACCCCTGAGTCCGCCGAAACGGCCATTGTTCAGGCTGTGAACAGCGGTGGCGACACGGACACTGTCGGTGCGATCGCCGGCGCTGTCGCTGGCGCTCGATTCGGATCGACCGATATACCGAATCGATGGACGGAAGAGATCGAGGAATCTGACCGCCTCAAGCGATTAGCGCAGCGATTGCTGACGATTCGGATGCAGATCCCCGGTAGAGGATCCACGACTATGGATGACGGGACCCTCATCTTCAAGGAACGGACCATCGAGGGACCTGCGTACATTTCCGCTCGTGAATTTCAGGAGGCGACTATCGGACACCGTCCTCATCCCGCGCCACATCGCACTATCAGAACTGCGTACCACGAGTTGACGCCGGCGAGGGCTGCGATGCTCGACTGGGAACGGCGAGCGTACGCGGTCGACAGTGGTAGATGTTCCACCTACGCTGGCCCACAGATCGATCTCGATGAGGAACCGGGCTTCTCGCAGCCGACGCTCGTCCCTATGCCACAGTATCCGTTCGTCGACGCCTTCGATGAACTTCCCGAACAAGACCAGCAACGAATCATGCGTGACGGGCAGGCAGCAGCGGATGCGTTCGTTCGGGCATACGCGGCGTTCGCAGGGATTCGGCACCCGATAACCGAAACCGAGACCGATACGGTTGGCATCGAACGCATGGATCCGATTGCGGGGGCGACGCGAGTGCTAGTCGGCACGTTCGCCGACGCCGGCGAAGCACTGTTGCGAAGCAACGAGAGCGGTGGCTACGACTCGCCAGCGGAGATCGAAGCAGCCTTCGATATCTCGGTCGCTGAGGAGGTCATTGCTGACCACCCACGTGTCGTCTACGAAGTTGCCGAGATCTTCCCGCAATTAGCAAGCGGTACGAGCGCTATTCTGGATTACATCACGCAGCTTCGTCTCCCGCAGCAGCAACAGACGTTGACGGACACCAGTCCAGAGGCTCAGCTCGCGGACCTCCGTGATACGGCCCACACGATGGTCGGAGAACTCCACGTTATGTACGAATCGCTTCGACGAGTAGCAGTCCGGCATCCGGAGATCGAGCACGAGCAATGGCAAGCTAGCACCGCTCAGTCGTGGGGTCGATGA
- a CDS encoding CRISPR-associated ring nuclease: MVDAWLTTMSTNLEAVINPLIAACEEGFLPDELYVLDNPGVGEQFDDITSMMERVVVEYGGEDPDLSVTHLETETDFQGIVEHFREPIAQIQDEGGTAAVDVTPGRKFMSAIAFQAGIQFEADHVFYLYVSNNRFYGRLYPDVPRPVVELVDFQEVF, from the coding sequence ATGGTCGATGCGTGGCTCACAACTATGAGCACGAACCTGGAGGCGGTCATCAATCCTCTCATCGCGGCCTGTGAAGAGGGATTCCTCCCCGACGAACTGTACGTGCTGGATAATCCTGGCGTCGGTGAGCAGTTCGATGATATCACGTCCATGATGGAGCGTGTGGTCGTCGAATACGGCGGTGAGGATCCTGACCTCTCCGTGACGCACCTCGAGACGGAGACTGATTTTCAGGGTATCGTCGAGCACTTCCGGGAACCGATTGCCCAGATACAGGATGAGGGGGGTACGGCGGCGGTCGACGTCACTCCTGGTCGAAAGTTCATGTCGGCGATCGCGTTCCAAGCGGGGATTCAGTTCGAGGCCGACCACGTCTTCTATCTCTACGTCTCGAACAACCGCTTCTACGGCCGATTGTACCCCGATGTCCCCAGACCAGTTGTCGAACTCGTCGACTTCCAGGAGGTCTTCTAA
- a CDS encoding PD-(D/E)XK nuclease family protein has translation MSRRLLLTGPDLPELESKAFDILSESVGTQPESILYVGQPEHPEDATNDRWMEFGPSAGLRVDTLDNLASQCYEQDQYKGRVTHVDRPLLFRLVELGVEEISSSTNPLNTDNQFPRAGLVQEAETLFTELEFAGLLSPDAMRQRLEQEGVGDRADYVAELAEEIESARQTLLADELPETYRTERMHHATTAETSLTDVFPSVEAVVLSGFTRFDALEVDFLGRIVDTWPAIALLPKQIDEDSAPGVDTGAKQALETYSDLDFVRQHHDEPASSTLEARRRITRSLYRHPRQSPSTSDINGGALDLTLTEPETVPDEIRTVARDIRSQIATGTSADDIGVVLTNPVQYADQVREAFEMYELPFNLQTEIPLSETALGDVVQIVCQLAQEPRSIDTLLDLLTNPLVTITQTGENLDYHELARVAARAETNRLESTLEHVDDSLAATVTSLTRDAAALSEVSLEELPGQLDALLERLGVSAALEGEQELSPPLRERELRARDRLDRILETLALTTPLADPEIGDSVDRLERALHGVSIQQSTRPPEESVVVCSLAEATLREFEQVYVLGLTTTQFPSDPERTAFTRPIYESHPDFEQTDVSAEARYHLSVLLGSTASIHLSIPQQSASGEPHVEADILTELRRLVDLSEVTIEPADSEPGCQEDVQRAVGDVLPETSEARVHDLLTEAVETGSFSTTQQARVQAGIACAAARAGPELTPYDGQLTEETVSQIHDTLDREPYSPSRLETYAACGFKYYMRRVLGIEAPDRLTREPDASDRGSFIHDVLEHYYLSLQSGGSDPVHPGGDFETRQQQLLDTALERLDNAFDDGAQTAFQKEWLTSVLAGLGTPDTNPYYGPHETRDGHPIARGLFYRFLDHEADEPAKTTARPTWFEGRIGNPYDAGTPLSDDPAEIETPHGPVPIHGLIDRVETVPGTDPTQVVVRDYKTGSSIPSESEALSGLKFQLQLYALMAEEALDDVEVVGGAYYQVSPPSSVNSRSGLLTSQEMAVYHGSDDVDTPLLRHSYPYFETHEAFRRFIEETTPQRLGELASGITEGRFHPTVLDPSDAGCRYCDYAHVCDVRSHQRKEVIEDIDDTGASAYVPLKARDHDLEDVVEVE, from the coding sequence ATGTCTCGCCGGCTGTTACTTACCGGACCTGATTTACCTGAGCTTGAATCAAAGGCGTTCGATATTCTTAGTGAGAGCGTAGGAACACAGCCTGAAAGTATTCTCTACGTCGGTCAGCCGGAACACCCAGAGGACGCAACGAACGATCGCTGGATGGAGTTTGGCCCCTCAGCAGGACTCCGTGTCGATACGTTGGACAATCTTGCTTCACAGTGCTATGAACAGGATCAGTACAAGGGCCGAGTAACTCACGTTGACCGACCGCTTCTCTTCCGACTCGTCGAGCTTGGTGTCGAAGAGATCTCGTCGTCTACGAATCCACTCAACACCGACAACCAGTTCCCCCGAGCAGGGCTCGTCCAGGAAGCCGAGACGCTTTTCACCGAACTGGAGTTCGCTGGACTGCTCTCACCGGACGCAATGCGGCAGCGTCTCGAACAGGAGGGCGTGGGCGACCGCGCGGACTACGTCGCCGAACTGGCGGAAGAGATCGAATCTGCCCGACAGACACTCCTTGCTGATGAACTCCCGGAAACGTACCGTACCGAGCGAATGCACCACGCCACGACGGCAGAAACATCGCTCACAGACGTCTTCCCCTCAGTCGAGGCTGTTGTTCTCAGTGGGTTCACGCGATTCGACGCTCTAGAAGTAGACTTCCTCGGACGAATCGTCGACACCTGGCCGGCGATCGCTCTCCTCCCTAAGCAGATAGACGAAGACTCGGCCCCTGGTGTTGATACAGGCGCCAAACAAGCGCTAGAGACGTATTCCGACCTGGACTTCGTTCGACAGCACCACGATGAGCCTGCCTCGTCGACTCTCGAAGCGCGACGGCGCATCACTCGTAGTCTCTATCGGCATCCCCGCCAGTCGCCGTCAACCAGCGACATCAACGGGGGAGCGCTGGATCTGACGCTCACCGAACCGGAAACGGTCCCCGATGAGATCCGAACTGTTGCCCGAGATATCCGGAGCCAAATCGCGACAGGAACGTCGGCCGACGATATCGGCGTCGTCCTCACGAATCCGGTTCAATATGCTGATCAGGTGCGGGAAGCTTTCGAGATGTACGAACTCCCGTTCAATCTACAAACCGAGATTCCCCTTTCCGAAACAGCCCTAGGCGATGTCGTCCAGATAGTCTGCCAACTCGCACAGGAACCTCGGAGCATCGACACGCTCCTCGATCTCCTCACGAACCCTCTAGTCACCATTACGCAAACGGGAGAGAACCTCGATTACCACGAACTCGCCCGGGTGGCAGCTAGGGCAGAGACAAATCGGCTTGAATCGACTCTCGAACACGTTGACGACAGTCTCGCGGCAACGGTTACCTCCCTGACTCGGGATGCAGCCGCTCTGTCAGAGGTGTCACTGGAGGAACTCCCCGGCCAACTCGATGCCCTCCTTGAGCGTCTCGGCGTCTCAGCCGCACTAGAAGGTGAACAAGAACTCTCACCTCCACTTCGGGAACGTGAACTGCGTGCTCGTGACCGTCTCGACCGGATCCTTGAGACCCTCGCCCTCACAACACCGTTGGCGGACCCCGAAATCGGTGACAGCGTTGATCGGCTTGAGCGCGCGCTCCATGGCGTCTCGATCCAGCAGAGCACACGGCCACCCGAGGAGAGCGTCGTTGTCTGTAGTCTCGCCGAAGCCACCCTTCGAGAGTTCGAACAGGTATACGTTCTCGGGCTGACGACGACACAGTTCCCCTCAGATCCGGAGCGAACCGCTTTCACACGACCCATCTACGAGTCACATCCCGACTTCGAGCAGACAGATGTCTCTGCAGAGGCACGGTATCACTTGAGCGTCCTCCTCGGGAGTACAGCATCAATTCATCTCTCCATCCCCCAGCAGAGTGCTAGTGGTGAACCACACGTCGAAGCAGATATACTGACCGAACTTCGGCGGCTTGTCGATCTCTCAGAGGTGACTATCGAGCCAGCTGACAGCGAACCAGGATGTCAAGAAGACGTGCAGCGGGCAGTCGGCGACGTACTTCCCGAGACATCCGAAGCACGAGTCCACGACCTGCTCACTGAAGCAGTCGAAACCGGTTCGTTTAGCACCACCCAACAGGCCCGTGTTCAGGCTGGTATTGCTTGTGCCGCGGCACGAGCAGGTCCCGAACTGACGCCCTACGATGGCCAGCTCACAGAAGAGACCGTCTCCCAGATTCACGATACGCTCGACCGCGAGCCGTACAGTCCGAGTCGATTGGAGACATATGCTGCGTGTGGGTTCAAGTACTACATGCGCCGCGTCCTCGGTATCGAAGCACCGGATCGCTTAACGCGGGAACCCGACGCGAGCGACCGTGGCTCATTCATCCACGACGTGCTCGAACACTACTACCTGTCGTTACAGTCAGGGGGCAGCGATCCAGTTCACCCAGGTGGCGACTTCGAAACACGGCAACAACAGCTCCTCGACACTGCACTGGAGCGGCTTGACAATGCGTTCGATGATGGCGCCCAGACAGCGTTCCAAAAAGAATGGCTGACCTCCGTGCTCGCCGGACTCGGAACTCCGGACACGAATCCATACTATGGGCCACATGAGACGCGAGACGGTCATCCAATTGCGCGGGGGTTGTTCTATCGGTTCCTCGACCACGAGGCGGACGAGCCCGCAAAGACGACCGCCCGACCAACGTGGTTCGAAGGCCGGATCGGTAATCCCTACGACGCAGGCACGCCACTCAGCGACGACCCTGCAGAGATTGAGACACCACACGGCCCAGTTCCCATTCATGGCCTTATCGACCGCGTCGAGACGGTCCCTGGAACAGACCCAACACAGGTTGTCGTTCGGGATTACAAAACTGGAAGCTCAATCCCCAGCGAAAGTGAGGCGCTGAGCGGGCTGAAATTCCAACTGCAACTGTACGCGTTGATGGCCGAAGAGGCACTCGACGATGTCGAAGTAGTCGGTGGCGCGTACTACCAGGTCTCACCTCCGAGTTCAGTCAATTCTCGCAGCGGGCTCCTCACCTCACAGGAGATGGCAGTCTATCACGGGAGTGACGACGTCGACACACCGCTGCTCCGTCACTCCTACCCATACTTCGAGACACACGAGGCGTTCCGACGATTCATCGAGGAGACAACCCCACAACGCCTCGGAGAACTCGCCTCGGGAATCACAGAGGGTCGCTTCCATCCGACAGTCCTCGATCCATCGGACGCCGGATGTCGATACTGTGACTACGCACACGTCTGTGACGTCCGCTCGCACCAGCGGAAGGAAGTTATCGAAGATATCGACGACACGGGGGCGTCAGCGTACGTGCCACTGAAAGCCAGGGATCACGATCTCGAAGACGTCGTGGAGGTGGAGTAA
- a CDS encoding UvrD-helicase domain-containing protein, whose protein sequence is MVSYEDLTDEQQRAVDALDRNVTLTAGAGTGKTTTLTARYLKMIEQSLGEQTDGGTGEAQLLPEHILTTTFTERAANDLEESVRTEITDRIESLDVEEFDAWRTVADELEQGYIHTLHGFCARLLREHALTIDAVDPGFDTLDENETTALIHDTVGAVLEEYENHEATQTLARRFSRSQLQDVLTDLLGERPESLEWANRWADATEEEYISFVESALHPIDPDEAAERLAHPDFVAAAATLREFVENPPDIETGGQTWQRAEGVVDRLEPGFDDGVPSRSKQSMIAELSMHLTKGSGERYAGYTGANTRWGDHPRKTEFDGAFETLVETLQPEEYAVNVDLEIESNSFPFVQALAELTQIAAAEYEERKDRQNAVDFTDQISYTVDFLQAPGNADIREELREQFEYVMVDEFQDTDPRQWDLIKLLTASDGETFDAQNVFVVGDVKQSIYRFRNADVTQFRETATTLEQVSQDARNTDTESEDDDQLSTNFRTLPTVLESINELFEAIFDEDGEPYEAAPQSLTADRDDPADLGTVEYLTVPTDADLREHHCDHYADFATAEPEHDTELEAMALAARLSQILAEPLQVYPEEDETDDDSSESEPTTESGLSSREETEGSDEPPEPRNIEPSDIAILIRSRTHLKKYERALEEADVPYSVASGIGFYESTEITALLNLFRALADPSDERALYAALRSPLFGLTDDTLAQLKLHDDSIWNALATSEHQELQDAYEYLQEWRHMAGLGDEEPAGFDGSWAAYLTRILEDTGYLVSVSADERPQQAMANVEKFREQLRGWSDDGVRSLTTLVSRIERRIELGGRESEADTTGEGVQILTIHDAKGMEFPFVVVPGIGREFKDEAALGGGKVEFEQVGGQHAVGMKAPSPDDPFEMVDTIARDTIRERRRAEERAEEKRVLYVACTRARDHLLLSGLHEAAGETEEPTMTDLEEPDPESASSWRDWVQPELLTEDVCTALDSDTHVRRTYGDGTYTVSLPTPPAEQVQPEPDIDPDVELSPRPPKPDVSFRFSATDLASLYGEYGELQFDEDTGTIYVEETDHRERSPESRHGEEDPTTGEAESDSRSTEETSIETDGVDASVFGEMVHRLCELRPPETHWPHLMEQTLVDEGATVSLSPELQNRVSTHAQRGIDYVDEQTTDVDVEHQYDELYVTAEFERGEISGFIDHLIITPDAYHIIDYKTGDVTPEELEADAEYYENQMKAYAIALNQQETGRSVRVSLVFTTLDAAWDVEWSPDEIESMRKQINEEIWEQFESLER, encoded by the coding sequence ATGGTCTCCTACGAGGACTTGACCGACGAGCAGCAACGGGCTGTCGACGCCCTTGACCGGAATGTAACCCTCACAGCCGGGGCAGGAACGGGCAAGACCACCACGCTGACCGCCCGATATCTGAAGATGATCGAACAGTCGCTCGGCGAGCAAACCGACGGCGGGACTGGTGAGGCCCAGCTACTACCTGAGCATATCCTGACGACGACGTTCACCGAACGGGCAGCAAACGATCTTGAGGAAAGCGTCCGAACGGAAATCACGGACCGCATTGAGTCGCTCGATGTCGAGGAGTTCGATGCCTGGCGTACGGTTGCGGATGAACTCGAGCAAGGGTACATCCACACGCTCCACGGGTTCTGTGCTCGCCTCCTGCGCGAACACGCGCTGACGATTGACGCCGTGGATCCTGGCTTCGATACGCTAGACGAAAACGAGACAACCGCACTGATCCACGATACGGTTGGTGCCGTCCTCGAAGAATACGAGAACCACGAGGCAACGCAAACGCTGGCCCGACGGTTCTCACGGAGCCAGCTCCAGGACGTCCTGACCGATCTGCTGGGCGAGCGACCGGAGAGTCTTGAGTGGGCAAACCGGTGGGCGGACGCCACAGAGGAGGAATACATCTCGTTCGTTGAGTCGGCCCTGCATCCAATCGATCCGGATGAAGCCGCCGAGCGGCTGGCCCACCCCGACTTCGTCGCGGCTGCGGCTACCCTGCGAGAGTTCGTTGAAAACCCACCAGATATCGAGACCGGTGGACAGACCTGGCAGCGTGCGGAAGGGGTCGTGGATCGACTCGAACCCGGATTCGATGATGGGGTCCCATCCCGATCCAAGCAGTCGATGATTGCGGAACTCAGTATGCACCTCACCAAGGGTAGTGGGGAACGCTACGCAGGCTATACGGGAGCCAACACGCGGTGGGGAGACCATCCTCGAAAGACGGAGTTCGACGGCGCGTTCGAGACACTAGTCGAGACGCTCCAGCCCGAAGAGTACGCCGTCAACGTGGATCTGGAGATCGAATCGAACAGCTTCCCGTTCGTCCAGGCGCTCGCAGAGCTGACCCAAATCGCGGCTGCCGAGTACGAGGAACGGAAAGATCGGCAGAACGCTGTCGACTTCACCGACCAGATTTCCTACACCGTTGACTTCCTCCAAGCACCGGGGAACGCCGACATTCGCGAGGAGTTACGGGAGCAGTTCGAGTACGTGATGGTCGACGAGTTCCAGGATACTGACCCACGGCAGTGGGACCTCATCAAGCTCCTGACGGCCAGTGACGGGGAAACGTTCGATGCCCAGAACGTGTTCGTCGTCGGCGACGTCAAACAAAGCATCTATCGCTTCCGGAACGCTGACGTCACACAGTTCCGCGAAACGGCCACCACTCTTGAGCAGGTGTCCCAAGACGCTCGAAACACGGATACGGAAAGCGAGGACGATGACCAACTTTCGACGAACTTCCGAACGCTGCCGACGGTGCTGGAGTCGATCAACGAACTCTTCGAGGCCATCTTCGATGAAGACGGTGAGCCGTACGAAGCGGCCCCCCAATCCCTGACAGCCGATCGCGACGATCCAGCGGATCTCGGTACTGTGGAGTACCTCACGGTGCCAACTGATGCCGACCTCCGGGAGCACCACTGCGATCATTACGCGGACTTCGCGACAGCCGAGCCGGAACACGACACAGAGTTGGAGGCGATGGCGCTCGCCGCCCGTCTCTCCCAGATACTGGCTGAACCGCTTCAGGTCTACCCCGAGGAAGACGAAACGGACGACGATAGTAGTGAGAGTGAACCGACTACCGAAAGCGGACTGAGTAGTCGAGAAGAGACAGAGGGCAGTGATGAACCACCGGAGCCACGGAATATCGAACCGAGCGATATTGCTATCCTCATCCGCAGCCGCACCCACCTCAAAAAGTACGAACGAGCGTTAGAAGAGGCGGACGTCCCCTATTCGGTCGCGTCCGGGATCGGCTTCTACGAATCGACGGAAATCACCGCGCTGTTGAACCTCTTCCGTGCGCTCGCCGATCCAAGCGACGAACGCGCACTCTACGCAGCGCTTCGGTCGCCGCTATTCGGGCTCACCGACGACACGCTCGCACAGTTGAAACTCCACGACGACTCTATCTGGAATGCGCTCGCGACGAGTGAGCATCAGGAACTCCAAGATGCCTACGAGTATCTCCAAGAGTGGCGTCACATGGCGGGGCTTGGCGACGAGGAACCCGCTGGATTCGACGGGTCGTGGGCCGCGTATCTGACGCGGATCCTCGAGGATACAGGCTACTTGGTGAGTGTCAGCGCCGACGAGCGTCCACAGCAGGCGATGGCGAACGTGGAGAAGTTCCGCGAACAGCTTCGCGGATGGAGCGACGATGGTGTTCGGAGTCTTACGACACTTGTGAGTCGGATCGAACGCCGTATTGAGCTCGGCGGCCGGGAGAGTGAAGCTGACACGACCGGCGAGGGCGTCCAGATTCTAACGATCCACGACGCCAAGGGAATGGAATTCCCGTTCGTCGTCGTCCCTGGGATCGGTCGCGAGTTCAAGGATGAAGCGGCCCTGGGCGGAGGGAAGGTCGAGTTCGAACAGGTTGGTGGCCAGCACGCAGTCGGGATGAAGGCACCAAGTCCGGACGATCCGTTCGAGATGGTGGATACGATCGCCCGTGACACGATTCGTGAGCGCCGTCGCGCCGAAGAACGCGCCGAAGAGAAACGCGTGCTCTACGTGGCCTGTACACGAGCACGAGACCATCTGCTCCTGAGCGGCCTCCACGAGGCAGCTGGAGAGACCGAGGAACCAACGATGACGGATCTCGAGGAACCAGACCCTGAGTCAGCTTCAAGTTGGCGCGACTGGGTGCAGCCAGAACTCCTCACCGAGGACGTGTGCACTGCCCTCGATTCCGATACCCACGTCCGGCGTACGTACGGTGACGGCACGTACACCGTGTCACTCCCGACACCGCCAGCCGAACAGGTGCAACCTGAGCCCGATATCGACCCCGACGTTGAACTGTCGCCGCGGCCGCCCAAGCCAGATGTCAGCTTTCGGTTTTCGGCGACTGACCTTGCGTCACTCTACGGGGAGTATGGCGAACTCCAATTCGACGAAGACACGGGTACCATCTATGTCGAAGAGACCGACCATAGAGAGAGGAGTCCGGAGAGTCGACACGGTGAAGAGGACCCAACAACCGGAGAAGCCGAATCGGACAGCCGCTCAACAGAGGAAACAAGTATCGAAACGGACGGCGTCGACGCGAGCGTATTCGGCGAGATGGTGCATCGACTCTGCGAACTGCGGCCGCCGGAAACTCACTGGCCGCATCTTATGGAACAGACGCTTGTTGACGAGGGGGCTACGGTCTCACTCTCACCCGAACTCCAGAACCGCGTGAGTACACATGCCCAGCGCGGGATAGACTACGTTGACGAGCAAACCACGGACGTCGATGTAGAGCACCAGTACGACGAACTGTATGTTACTGCGGAATTCGAGCGCGGAGAGATCTCGGGGTTCATCGACCACCTGATCATCACGCCCGACGCGTACCATATCATCGACTACAAGACAGGTGATGTCACGCCTGAGGAACTGGAAGCTGACGCGGAGTATTACGAGAATCAAATGAAGGCCTATGCGATTGCATTAAACCAGCAGGAGACTGGCCGTAGCGTCCGAGTTTCACTCGTGTTCACGACGCTCGACGCCGCATGGGATGTTGAGTGGTCTCCTGATGAGATTGAATCGATGAGGAAGCAGATCAACGAAGAGATCTGGGAGCAGTTTGAATCGCTTGAGCGCTAA